The window TTTATTTTTCTCTTAAGAAATCATCCATTACGAGCGAGATAGTATTACTTTAGATGAGATAAAATAACCAATTTTCAGATGAGCCAAATCTTTGCCATTGTCAATCAAAAAGGAGGCGCGGGCAAAACTACTACTGCCGTCCACTTTGCCTATTGGCTCTCTCAACAAGGTACTGTTCTAATGGTCGATGCCGATGCCCAACAGAGTAGTGCCACTTGGCTTGAAGAATTGAAGTTGCCTTGTGAGATCATCAATGAGCCTGATGAATTGTTTGACCGACTTCCCGAACTTGCCGAGAATTATGATTTTGTTATTGTCGATGGCCCGGCTAGTTTTAGTGAAACGACGAGAGTTATCTTAACTCGTGCCGATTTAGCCTTAATTCCTTGTAAACCAGCAGGTTTGGATATGCACAGCACCAACCGCGTTATCAGATTGATCAGACAAGCTAAAGATTTACGAGGAGGTTTACCCAAAGCTGCATTGTTTTTGAATCAAGCTAAAAAAGGTACTGTTTTACTTAGAGAAGCTAAAGTTGCTCTATCTAAAACTGGAATCGAATTACTCGATGCAGTTATTTACGATCGCTCTATAATTACGGACGCTCCGAGCCAGGGTCAAGTGGTATGGCAAATGAGCGGAGCTTCGGCAAAAGTCGCAGCAAGTGAATACGATCTACTTTTTCAAGAAACGAGTGAGGTATTAGATGGCAAGAACTAGAAAATCAGTAGAAGACTTTATCTTCAAAGGTGAAAAAAATGGTGCAGTACAGATAGTCTTTTTAACCGACCTCAAGCTTCCTGCCCTTCAACCACGACAGTATTTTGACGAAGCCAAGTTACAAGAGTTAGCACAAACGATTAAAAATCACGGAGTTTTAGAACCTTTATTAGTGCGCTCTCTACCTCGGCAAAATCAATATGAATTAGTGGCTGGAGGAAGACGCTATCGCGCTGCTGCTCTGGCAGGACTGACTGAAGTACCAGTTATCGTTCTCGAACTGAGCGACGAACAAGCTCTAGAAATCGCCATTGTCGAAAACCTCCAACGAGAAGATTTAAACCCAGTCGAGGAAACGGAGGGAATTCT is drawn from Stanieria cyanosphaera PCC 7437 and contains these coding sequences:
- a CDS encoding ParA family protein, whose product is MSQIFAIVNQKGGAGKTTTAVHFAYWLSQQGTVLMVDADAQQSSATWLEELKLPCEIINEPDELFDRLPELAENYDFVIVDGPASFSETTRVILTRADLALIPCKPAGLDMHSTNRVIRLIRQAKDLRGGLPKAALFLNQAKKGTVLLREAKVALSKTGIELLDAVIYDRSIITDAPSQGQVVWQMSGASAKVAASEYDLLFQETSEVLDGKN